ACCTCCAGAGGCCTTCTTTAGACTTCAAGGCccccttttgtctccatgtggacCATTCATACGGTCCAGCTTTTTCCTGAATTTGGATGAGCGTGTCTTCAGTGAGTTCAGGGAACTGAGCTGGGCTGGGGGAGGCCATGACCATCTGAGGCGGCGTGTAACCTCCTGACTCCTTGGCAGCTTGGTCAGCTGCATTATTTCCAGCACTGATTCTGGTTTGGTTGGTGTCGTGTCCTTTGCACTTCATGACAGCCAGGCGTCTGGGCAGCAGAACTGCACTCAGGAGGCGTCTCATTGGAACTTGATGTCTGATCGGTTGATCACCGGTGGTCAGGAAGCCTCGTCTTATCCAGGACGGGCCATCAAGCTGAACGGCACCATGTGCGTATGCAGAGTCAGTGTAGACATTTACAATTTGTCCTTGCCCCAGCTCTAGGGCTCTTGTGAGGGCTGTGACTTCAGCTAACTGAGCTGAAGCTGGCTGGGGAATGATTGCAGCTTCCAAGGTGGTGTGACTTCCATCTGGGTGTTGTTGCACTACAGCATAGGCGGCCACATTGCCATCTTCTCCTTTGTAGCAGCAACCGTCCGTGTACAGCCAGGCATCAGCATTCAGAATGGGATCTGCACACAGGTCTGGTCTGAGCTTGTTTTCCTTGATCGCAAGTTCTCCACACACATGGGGTGTTCCACTTGTAATGTTGGTCGCCATGTTATTGATGCTTGGAACAAAGGTTATGTGTGACTGAGTGCACTGGACCTGAAGTTTGGTCTTCCGGGCTGCACTGAAGGTGAACTCTTTGCTCTGGAGGAAAGCGGCAACTCCATGCTGGGTTTGAATCTGAGTTGGATGTCCCATGACGACATGGCTGGTTTTGACAATGGCTTTCGCTACAGCTGCAACGTATCGGGCACACGAACTTTGTCCTGTCTCGACCGTGTCGAGTTTGGAGGAATGGTAGATGAGGACACATCGGTCTGTTGAACGCCTTTGGAATAATACTGCATTCACAACACCACCCATCTCTGCAACATCAAGATGAATTTGCTTGGTGTAGTCTGGTGTGGCCAGTGCAGGACAAACCGTGATGTCTTGGTATGGGCAAGTGTTCTGGGAGTGTGGTTTCCGTGGTGGCAGGGATGTTGAACTTCCACATGTCTTCAGTGGTGGCCTTGAGAACTTCTGGGTCTGTAGTAGCAATCCAGGTCAAACCTTGTGCTCTCTTCATCATGGGGCCTAGACTGCGAGCTTCATGGCCAAATCTCACAGTTAGTGTTACATGTGGAGCAGACTCTGTGAGCTGGTACCATTCTTCAGCAAAGTCATCCAGTTTAACCTCTGCAGCCACTCCTTCTTTGCCACACACTATACTTGAACATGTGATCTTGGGTTGTAGATGAGCCATGTTCTCGTCCCAGTCTTCCTCATATTGTTCATCAGGGTTCGAGGTGACATTAAGAGtgcagtgtatgtgtgagaggggAGTTTTGTATGGGTGTAAGGCATAGATTTTAGGTTTGTATGTATTGAACAGGAACTGGATGTGTGGTGTTGAGGGGCCAGTGGGCATCAATCTGAGCCAAAACACTTCTTGATCCTGCGGTTGGGGTGTTTCTCCAGTGAATAGGATACGAATTGGATGCTGTCTTGTGGTTTCTGGGACTTCAGAGGAGATTTGGACCCCCCCTTCATCGAGATAAATCTTCAACTTGAGTTTGCACATCAAGTCACGTCCTAATAAGTTGGCCGGGCATGTTGGGGCAGAGAGGAATGCATGAGAAACTGTGTGGCTTCCCAGCATCACACGGAGGGGATGGGTGAAGGACTGTCTAATTGGGGACCGATGCAGTGATTCTCCTTCCTGTAGCAGCTTGGTCGCACGATGTGGATCTGTGCAGCGAGCTAACACCGGGCGGAGGTCCCCAGCGGCCAGGTTGTTCCCCAGGGTGAGGGTTTCAAACACCTCAATCCAGGGGGTGGCTCCTGATGTGAGAGGAGGCAATCCTTCAATCAGGCCAGCCATGTCAGCAAATCCCCATGGGTGGAAATCACACATGCCGGGTGCCTGTCCAGGTGCCTGTCTCAAGGGGAGCGAGAATGCaggcctctcctcctgtcttgctTCTTCCTGCCTTTGGGCCTCCTTCATCCGTTCATGATCCCCTCTCGTCCTCATAGGTGTGGCACTGCCATGTAAGATGCCGCTAATTACGTGgactccctctttttcctccccctTTTCGCCTTCCTCTTCTGAGTGGCTCGACCTATACTGGTGCTTGTCACAATCATGTGGTTCTTTTTCCCAGTCGTCATCCGACTGATGGAAAGCCGGCGCCCCCTTTTTAGGTGGACGAGAGAGGTCCCATCGCGCTGGGGGCAACAGAGTGCGTGTCATGGTGGGATGTTGTTTTGACCTTGTCCAGGTGTACCCCTTTCCCCATGGGGTGTGGTCTCCAAGGCTGGACCTCCTTTCTCTGATCCTCCCTTCAAATGCGTGGGCAGAGACCGGCCCTCTTTTAGCCCCATCTGGTGACGGTGAGCGAAGCGATTTCACCGATCCACTGGTGGAGCGTGATGGTGtctctcttctgcttctgtgaccTTCGTGCCCTCCATCTTGGTCTCCTTCAGTTGTTCCCGCTGCAGtcattgcagccatttcctCTTTCAGCAGTCTGATTTCACCGtggactgtttctactgttccTGTAAGGATCTGTGTTGCCTCCGAAAGTGAATCATCTTTCACCGTAAGTTGTCCTCCTGTCAATTGCATGACTCCATGAAGCACTCCTCCCTCTACCACGCGCACTGGCGCCATCGTGTAGGCACTTGGTGGAAGTTCAGTTGGAgccctctttgtctccctcttctgGGGAGACAGAGGTATTACACCTGTGTTGACACCGTAAGGAGGGGGCATTTGGGGATATAGGGATGGCACAGCGGCCGGATCTGGCACTGCAAGGGCGTTGGCTGTTTCCTGCAGTTGCTCCTTGTCCCCACTGGGAGTTTTGACATTCACTCCCAAGCCATCAGTCCCTTCTCCGTATTTCGGCATTCCGAACACAACCCGCAAGCAAACATCCAGAGCCTGTGAGCCTATCTCCAATTCCAATTTAGCCATTTTACTTGTAACATGGTGTTTGGTGAACAGAGTGCATTTAGCTGCTTTCTCTGCTGATTCCGCCTCGTCCACTGCTAAGAGCAGTGCGGCTCTCATATTTCCAATCACCTTCCGGGTTGGGGCTATGTTCCCTGGCAATATCCACCCTTTATTCCGCCACCCGATCAAAATCTTGCTCCACACTTCCTCTCTACCCTTCCACTCCTTAGGAGCGGTCATATTTCTCACTTGCGCTGTCACATATTCCCCAAAAtcctccattgtgtgtgtgttgctccgtcAGTGAGAGGGAATGTGTGTGCGCTTTACCATCAGTGTGTAGGAATGCTAACACACGGGCAGAGACCGCAAAAGGGCTGCTCCTCAGAAGTCTCCCCCACAGTCACTTTTTCTAATTTGATATCTTttttgatatattatatttgatAGTCCAATTGTTAGGCCCTtccattcccttttttttcgAGATTTGGAGCGCCTGTGAGTTAAATCCGTAGCgacatgcccacacacaaacccgttaaggtgctttgttttacagtgtgtgtcgtcACGCCAACCCCCACATCAACCACCGTCGTGGAGCTATTTTACAACATGGGTCTGGCTgaattttaacttttttctcagctactcttacaccaactaatttagacatattttacagtgtaagctgccggtatctctttctctcggctactcttacaccaactcatttagtcatattttacagtgtaagctgccggtatctctttctctcggctactcttacaccaactcatttagtcatattttacagtgtaagctgccggtatctctttctctcggccggtatctctttattaaatatagaaaaacacaattgcTAAATACACAGCGTTTTCAGACCTTTGCAATTACTATTCTAAATTTAGCATATGCAACTTGTACTCACCCTCAGTACTACTGATcaaaaatttagttttatttcctaTCACGACAATATgcagatttcaattaaataggCTCTGCTTACCTTTTTTAGTAGTACAGCTGTTTGATCAGGTTCCCGAGGAGAGACAAGCCACGCAGGGCGGTTCTTTCCCGTCCGAGAGACGACCTCCTCCCCGACTGGTTGTTTTTCCACTCCGCTCTTTCAATCGTctaaaaccatcctctgctaccatttgttgcgggtggaaatcaaaggagaggagtcgtcgttctcaagttgaagttaagcaagtttattcagaggtcacaggtcaggaaaacgcggtgtccagcaattgaacatgcatgggtctctagttctacgcaggaggctgcacaggaagaaagacgcttaaacagagtgcgcacatagattatatattgttatattgggcgtgactgggtttcgtcttggattggtcaaaactagatggaggctgctgcatctagacgggacagtgcctcatcctcttggaatgacgcgtgatgaagatgtcgtacgtgcactccgttgtcgtggttaccagaggtgataatgttgctgtatcagtgcagctgcgttagtgtgctgtctgggggagagattgtaggccaaggtctactcattatctgctgttggtgttctactttgtgtgtgtgtgaattgaaacagagagctgggatgtgtgatataaagtgttgactgtgCATTAACGGTGGAGTGAAAGGtataaggaatatatgtggtatatcaatatgagtatgtattatgtgtttggtgtatgtcaatattctataattaaataaatgcaacaaactatagtttttatattgtataactatatatataactttataacctgtgttaccAAATATGTTTTCgactccagacagatttaattttggggaagagggggtgaaatggctctttcgatagtaaagatTGCCTACCCCgaagctatacaaataaaatttgattgattgatagtatTGACGCGGATACTATCACGTTAAGTTGTTTGTCCTTTAACTCTCATTGATATAGAATGGTAAAAAGGGATTTAGAATTATAAGGTTATGATTTATGTGGCACTATGCATAATTTGCTTCCACTCAGAAGGATATTGGCCTTTTAACAGTGTATGTTTGAGCTCTGATGGTAAATACTCTAGGATGGTGAATCGAATCTTAAGAAATGAACCCCCCGTTACCCCTAAGGACCGCACTTATCCTTTTGTTagacaatacaatacaaataaatctCTCTGTACCAGAATGCTATTGTATGTAGGATATTCTTAAACCATTTTAACAATGCATTCATGATCAAGTACCAAAAGTTTGTTGAACATTTTTAGTGATTATGGGAGAGTGCTTATGTGGAGGGCAAACCTAGTAAGAACATTCCTGGATTTCCTTCACTATTGTTCTACTCTAAGATCTTAAATGAAGCGTCATTGGGTTTAGGAGTTGGGAAAATAGGTGTGCTGTTTTAGCCAATGATTGAAAATTGTTTAATGACAACAATTTAAAGAGTGACGGAAATTGAACATGGCAAAAATTGATGTTTGTAATAATTGGGCCgcttgaaacatttattttccataaACAAACCACGAAGAGTACAGTGAATCACAGCAGTTAAATCACACAAGGCATCCCTGCCTAAAATATTTACTGGTGGGTTAAGAAAATTAAAACTGACCGTTCAAGGGAGCGATTATCAATATTCGCCTGaattaattagggcccgagcaccgaatggtgagaggccctattgaaactgTAAGGATTATTAGGGCTCGAGCAGCGAAaaggtgggaggccctattgaaattgtaggcattattcttattattagggcccgagcacctccaGTGGgagaccctattgaaattgtagggattattctgagcgtagtgaattggctttttgagggcttcaacatgctcaaaaagtttctgaagtttgcagtaaattagaaattgttgaaaatcaacgtattctggagtattttacatttttcgtctcaccgtgtgaccgtggcgtggcttCGAAGTTTGATTACATGCCATCAAAcatgagcttctgtatcttggacatatttggtccaatcgagtccaaactagacatgtaagacaagagtcgtgACTTGAtaacatctacaaagacaccatgacttaaaatcatagcaccacctgctggctacaggaagtgaggcGTTTATCTTTGCCGCAGTGTGCAAAcacatgcaacgcagagacgagcgcttggtcatcaaacgctctctcttcaccgaccacaacagacttgaaatcgcctgtgctcgggcccgttagtgctacaacgcgttactctaatccaggggtgtccaaacttttcatcccgagggccacatacagaaaaaaatttgaaggtctgggccactcacgctgccacgcccccctgccctggagcggactgttgacagtgcacctcaatcgcgtcgcttagggcggggggggggcgtggcggcgctCTGAGggtacagctggcaggtcaggggtgagttgggtgccacctagtgtcaaaactgagaagtacaatacagtgggccatagtccattacattacaattcatttagctgacgcttatATCCAAAGCGAtgtacaatcagtgcattcaagggtaggggagagcggggtaatgtgagacaccccctgtatctaggcaacagaacacatttgtggtcatgtgatcattatgttttcaagccactcccattccacccttgccaagttggtgctggtgctgtggttagaatgttttttcacaaagtaaattttcttgctttgaacttaatcaactgttgtatacaaaatatttatccaggtagaaaaacttttatcatacatgttgatgaacttcgaacatataaaaccatgtgattgatgctagctgaagattagcccgaattgctaagagatgttgtttttttcaaaatgatggctgtggggtaaagtgagacaaatgctctggggtaaagtgagacatgtagcacaagttaagtttagtcttaaacatattttagtgcaatattacattacatatgttttatttttaatgccataaacattgtagaaaagccatcatgccaagaaactacaccaggaagacaacctggggccaaccacccctcgcagagatggagagtgtagccgctgaggtcatgcaaggaaagaagtccttaagaaaagctggaagggatagaaatattgataagacaaccctcaagagattcataaagaaaaaagagaaaggggaagtaaaatcagtagcctggggtgcagtagctgaggtaaagagaatattcacagatgagatggaggaggagcttgccaaaaacttgaaacaactagctgaccagttccatggccttgctccagtggactggcatttgaatacgcagagaacaacaatatccctgtccctgccaattggaaagagaaacaatgtgcaggtaagctagggtgtgcaagagatcacatgaatcaaaataatcataaatgtgcttaatgtACCTATTAcaaaatgtgttgttatggtagttttaaattggaaaaagtaaatggatcactttacccccttgatttctctggtctgtctccctttacccctaagctggggtaaagtgagaaacaagaccactttttaaaaaacaatcatattttaactgccctttgtcctatagacattctgatcatttccattgctaggaaacatcctgaattaatgggaaatgtgtacattttactgatatataattttagctcgcctagaggggagcaaatgtaaaaaatgtctcacattaccccgctctcccctacccgagggtgcaaacccagaacaacaagattcaagaaagtaaaatttcttcaaaaatagtgcaaaactacaaaatgctataagtaagtgccatttaagtgctaccaaattgttagtttaaatatttttgtaatttttttaaaatttttttttttaggcgggcttatttaaaatggatggcgggccgcagattgcccgcgggccgtagtttggacacccctgctctaatctgaccacttttttttagtaacgagtaatctaacgcgttactatttccaaaccagtaatcggATAAAAGTTACTTGTCACTGTGCGTTACtattttggtatttgtggttaaaccgctgggcacgtgccgcggctggggaagcagtcgccccgtcgccctcctctccacgccgccggaggctcggtgtgcggaaCTCTTcaaggtttttttggggggggaggtcctcgtctggtggcacctcacggcgttgCTGGTGCGGGGGCCTGTCTCTTTTCTCttgggccgcggggcggtgtccgtcggcagtgcggaaggcggggacagGCTGGaggggtacggcggtcggcggcagcgactctggtcggtcccttctcgcggatcacctcagctacggcgcccgctgggggaacccttcgttcgcgcgggggggggcctccggcggcttctaataaagtgagtgttggcaaaaccagttgtcatttttatgttgaggcggcgggggtgttgtcgtcagctgctgaatgtaattaCTAAactaacttgtaatctaacttagttacttttaaaatcaagtaatctgtagagtaactaagttacttttaaaatcaagtaatctgtaaagtaactaagttactttttcaaagtaaacgcTAAACACCAAAAGGACTGGGACACCCATGTTCCCCTCGTGCTGATGGCATACAGGTCTGCTGCCCAAGACTCCACATCCTGCTCCCCCGCCCTACTCATGCTAGGCAGAGAAATCCGGACTCCGGCTGAGATGAGGATGGGCAGAGCTTAAAAGTGCTCAAATAGTTgctaaagtttgcagtaaagtacaaagtggtgaaaatttacgtattctggagtattcggaaatgggcgtggcaaaatggctcaacagcgccacctggaacgcagcccataggtttccacataaccgattttcaccaaaaacGGGACAAAGGTGTATCGTGACtaatcataaaaaaaagccTCTGGAGCAtcatgaaaaacgcaacaggaggcccgccattttggatttagagGCCATATTCcaaatttttactttgatgtacttgtcgtagagctttcatcaaatcagttgtttgattacgcgccatcaaaacacgggcttctgtatcttggacatatttggtccaatcacgtccaaactagacatgtaagacaagagtcgcgacctgatgacatctacaaagacaccatgactcaaaatcatagcgccacctgctggctacaggaagtgaagcgtttatcctggCCGCAGTgcgcaaacgcatgcaacgcgaCGCGAgtgcttggtcatcgaacgctctctcttcaccgaccgcaaaagacttgaaattgcctgtgcttgggcccgttagtgctacaacgtagccctagttagggcccgagcaccgaaaatCGGTggaaggccctattgaaattgaaatgattcttattagggcccgagcaccgaatggtgagaggccctattgaaattgaaaggattcttattattagggcccgagcaccgaatggtgagaggccctattgaaattgaaatgattattattagggcccgagcactgaaatcggtgggaggccctattgaaattgaaatgattattagggcccgagcaccgaatggtgagaggccctattgaaattgaaatgattcttattattattatttctagtTTTAATGAATTGGGTTTTTGAgagctttaacgtgctcaaaaagtttctaaagtttgcagtaagttagaaagtggtgaaaatgtacgtattctggggtatttggaaatgggcgtggcaaaattgctcaacagcgccaccaacggagagcccctcatttacggagaagcacctcatttagcattcacttatcctcacgaaattgaagacagttgtgtatcatcaccagatgcacaaaaaagccccttggagcattatgaaaaacgcaacaggaagcccgccattttcgatttagtggccattttggtcatattccattattttttactttaatgcacttgtcgtagagcttccatcagatcaacttagtcatcataacaaaatgaagatctaaagttatcaaaaaaatcaacttttcgtcacaccgtctgactgtggcggggcgtcaaatcagctcgccatgacacacgaaaacgctttaacttccgtgttcatgggtccatctccctcaaactacatgtgtgtatcaacagcccgcccctgaagatattcagatggatttaaggaatgggcgtggcaaaataactgactagcgccccctaaagggcagccccggcactacgattggtctacatctacaaaaatacatagggacatgtgtcttttcatgacaaagaaataagtctcttgaaCAGATATGCTACaccacacaggaagcccgccattttgaatTTGGAGGCCATTTTGCCCATATTCCAcacctttactttgatgtacttgttggAGAGCTtttatcagatcaacttaaaatttagacgggtgtcatcacaacaagatgaagatcaaaagttattaaaaaaacaactttttgcgataccgtctgaccgtggtatGGCGTTAAactttgatgaaacgccatcaaaacacgggcttctgtatcttggacatattttggccaatcgagtccaaactagggACACataagagtcgcgacctgaagacatctgtgcagaaatcgtgacttacaatcacagcgccccttggtggcaacaggaaatgtctggtTTTTGGTACGTCTTACAGTTTGATGCACttgtcgtagggccttcatcaaatcaacgtaaaaattagATGAGTGTCTTCAAAACAAGAtaaagatctaaagttatcaaaatgtCAACTTTTCATCATGCcaaaagcagaaatataaaacactgggttcttatctaaagtgtatcaaatcagtaagcaaaagatatacattgttctaataagtgtttatttttttaaccaaccataatgaagacaGAAATTAACTGTTATCCAtgacacttagcaatgactgccaacACTTAACAGTTGCCGGCCATCTTtagttaagggaggaatttagaagtgttgtgtagattatgatgatgatgcagtcgtccacgtgttgaccagaatgaagctgcagatctccaccatgttgctgccgaggacatcaggtgctgcagttcctcatctatgaagagaagaaacgcactgttaaagaatgttttgtgttgtgtatgaagcacaacatatttcagatagaaccgatgtactgtggtctgggtttgtatcctcatggttaaatgtacatattttaagtcgcttttgataaaagtactgaaagaaatacaacattgtacaaatagataaaatgtctttctacctcatctgtaatattcaaggtgataatctcccacagagctattgataacagtccacatcaagtctctccacttccctcagtgtgaaaacataattatataattaatttgagaactgtttacaacactgatgtgtggagattataatcatatttaaactgtctaattcactgtaaaactccatgacaggctaaataaatgaggtgggaatagtaatggtggatataccagcctgtaacagaataatggtgaaacatagttactatcacatg
This is a stretch of genomic DNA from Pleuronectes platessa chromosome 3, fPlePla1.1, whole genome shotgun sequence. It encodes these proteins:
- the LOC128437109 gene encoding uncharacterized protein LOC128437109, with protein sequence MGGVVNAVLFQRRSTDRCVLIYHSSKLDTVETGQSSCARYVAAVAKAIVKTSHVVMGHPTQIQTQHGVAAFLQSKEFTFSAARKTKLQVQCTQSHITFVPSINNMATNITSGTPHVCGELAIKENKLRPDLCADPILNADAWLYTDGCCYKGEDGNVAAYAVVQQHPDGSHTTLEAAIIPQPASAQLAEVTALTRALELGQGQIVNVYTDSAYAHGAVQLDGPSWIRRGFLTTGDQPIRHQVPMRRLLSAVLLPRRLAVMKCKGHDTNQTRISAGNNAADQAAKESGGYTPPQMVMASPSPAQFPELTEDTLIQIQEKAGPYEWSTWRQKGALKSKEGLWRSHDGRIVASAELCAMLLKEAHGLTHEGKLRTFQRISAL